A portion of the Adhaeribacter radiodurans genome contains these proteins:
- the msrA gene encoding peptide-methionine (S)-S-oxide reductase MsrA, which translates to MENEAQENKNYELATFAGGCFWCMVKPFDQWPGVIKVVSGYTGGTTPNPTYEQVCSDRTGHYEAVQITFDPSLISYDEILTTFWQSIDPTDSGGQFGDRGSSYKTAIFYHTEEQKAAAEKSKSELQANGPFQGLPIVTPILPAKPFYPAENYHQDYYKKNPMHYQRYSVGSGRAGFLERHWKKA; encoded by the coding sequence ATGGAAAACGAAGCGCAAGAAAATAAAAATTACGAATTAGCTACTTTTGCGGGAGGGTGCTTCTGGTGCATGGTAAAGCCTTTTGATCAATGGCCGGGAGTAATAAAAGTAGTGTCGGGCTATACGGGCGGTACTACTCCTAATCCAACGTACGAGCAGGTTTGTTCCGACCGCACCGGGCATTACGAAGCGGTGCAAATTACTTTTGATCCTAGCCTGATTTCCTACGATGAAATTTTAACTACTTTCTGGCAATCTATTGATCCTACGGATTCAGGTGGTCAGTTTGGAGACCGGGGCAGCTCATATAAAACCGCTATTTTTTATCACACGGAAGAACAAAAAGCTGCCGCCGAAAAGTCGAAATCCGAATTGCAGGCGAATGGCCCTTTTCAGGGCTTACCTATTGTTACGCCTATTTTGCCCGCTAAACCTTTTTACCCCGCCGAAAATTACCACCAGGATTATTACAAAAAGAATCCGATGCATTACCAGCGGTACAGCGTAGGTTCCGGCCGGGCAGGATTTTTAGAAAGACACTGGAAGAAAGCCTAA
- a CDS encoding aldose epimerase family protein, producing MRLIKPRITTLLAIALCMSGIFNLISCNSNQNKTENTSNSSTSTDSASTTNTAASSDSFTSAKSFGKLKDGTEMQQYTLTNKKGTKAIFTNYGARWVSFLIRDKDDKIIDVVAGFKDAAAYEASTEPYFGATIGRVGNRIAKGRFTLDGKEYKLFTNNGSNTLHGGKKGFQAVVWQANQKDDHTLEFTYLSKDGEENFPGNLNVKVTYALTDDNELTIDYEATTNKKTPVNLTNHAFFNLNGEGSGTILNHVLQINADRYTPVDANLIPTGKIEPVAGTPFDFRERKPIGTNINEKNEQLKNGGGFDHNYVLNENKAPGLNMAARVKGDKSGIIMDVLTLEPGLQFYSGNFMQGKNTFKSGAKDDYRTAFCLETQHFPDAPNQPNFPSILLEPGEKYQTRTVYKFFCR from the coding sequence ATGAGACTTATAAAACCTCGGATTACAACTTTACTGGCAATTGCTTTATGCATGAGCGGAATTTTTAATCTAATAAGTTGTAATTCTAACCAAAATAAAACCGAAAACACTTCCAACTCTTCTACCTCAACCGATTCAGCCTCTACTACTAACACTGCAGCAAGCTCTGATTCATTTACTTCGGCAAAATCGTTCGGAAAATTAAAGGATGGTACCGAAATGCAGCAGTATACTTTAACCAACAAAAAAGGTACAAAAGCCATATTTACTAATTACGGGGCTCGTTGGGTAAGTTTTTTAATTCGGGATAAAGATGATAAAATAATTGATGTGGTAGCAGGTTTCAAAGATGCAGCCGCTTACGAAGCTTCCACGGAACCTTATTTCGGCGCCACTATCGGGCGGGTAGGGAATCGTATTGCCAAAGGCCGGTTTACTCTGGATGGTAAAGAATATAAACTATTTACGAATAACGGATCCAATACTTTACACGGGGGCAAAAAAGGATTTCAGGCAGTGGTGTGGCAGGCCAACCAAAAAGACGACCATACTTTAGAATTTACTTATTTGTCAAAAGATGGAGAAGAAAACTTTCCGGGTAATCTAAACGTGAAAGTTACGTACGCTTTAACCGACGACAACGAACTTACCATTGATTATGAAGCTACTACCAATAAAAAAACACCGGTAAATTTAACCAACCACGCTTTTTTTAATTTAAACGGCGAAGGCAGTGGCACTATTTTAAACCACGTTTTGCAAATAAACGCCGATCGATACACTCCCGTTGATGCTAATCTTATTCCGACTGGTAAGATTGAGCCTGTAGCCGGAACCCCTTTTGATTTCAGGGAGCGGAAACCCATAGGAACCAATATAAACGAGAAAAATGAACAGTTAAAAAATGGGGGCGGATTTGACCATAATTATGTGCTGAACGAAAATAAAGCTCCCGGATTAAACATGGCCGCCCGGGTGAAAGGCGATAAAAGTGGTATTATCATGGATGTATTAACCTTGGAGCCTGGTTTGCAGTTTTACAGCGGTAACTTTATGCAGGGTAAAAATACCTTTAAGAGTGGAGCCAAAGACGATTACCGGACGGCTTTTTGCCTGGAAACCCAGCATTTCCCGGATGCTCCTAACCAGCCAAATTTTCCTTCTATTTTATTAGAACCTGGTGAAAAGTACCAAACCCGTACGGTTTATAAGTTTTTTTGCCGGTAA
- a CDS encoding alpha/beta hydrolase family protein: protein MKKKIGIVGWLLLVYLFVSAGCQKETTEVPAPKIAEPDHLVSATQVAIIPQNVLQTLATRQGFAKFIPQIKHDVAVYNLVYTTTYKGKEQQASGLLAVPQNMTTPAPLLSTQHGTMFLDADAPTNFPNTFSGFELFAATGYITLIPDYLGYGISKDVFHPYYDQKHSGLVVVDMIKAVKSYANNQKIKLNNNLFLVGYSEGGYVTMAAQKEIETHPEHGLKVTAAAEGAGGYDLTGMLAAVTSGQNYGNPSYLAFVLQSYNTTYNWNRPLTDFFQEPYATRIPELFNGASGASKINNSLSKNPAELFNPTFYAELQKPDGEKALKQALVANSFLNWVPQSPTRLYHGTADQSVFFQTSQTVYDRFKAAGAPSVEFISIPGGTHSSSLEPMILLVIPWIQSLNGGVSQ, encoded by the coding sequence GTGAAAAAGAAGATTGGAATAGTGGGCTGGCTTTTGCTCGTTTACTTATTTGTAAGTGCCGGATGCCAGAAGGAAACCACTGAAGTACCTGCTCCTAAAATTGCTGAACCAGATCATCTTGTTTCGGCCACTCAAGTAGCAATTATTCCTCAAAACGTACTGCAAACTCTGGCTACCAGGCAAGGGTTTGCTAAATTTATTCCCCAGATTAAACACGATGTAGCCGTATATAACTTGGTGTATACTACTACTTACAAAGGAAAGGAACAACAAGCCTCGGGTTTACTAGCTGTGCCGCAAAACATGACTACCCCAGCCCCGTTGTTAAGCACTCAACATGGCACTATGTTCCTGGATGCGGATGCTCCTACCAATTTCCCGAATACCTTTTCCGGCTTTGAATTATTTGCTGCTACGGGATACATCACGCTCATTCCGGATTACTTAGGTTATGGCATTTCAAAAGATGTTTTCCATCCGTATTACGATCAGAAACATTCGGGGCTGGTAGTGGTGGATATGATAAAAGCCGTTAAATCGTACGCAAATAACCAAAAAATTAAACTCAACAATAACTTGTTTTTGGTTGGTTATTCTGAAGGCGGTTATGTAACCATGGCGGCTCAAAAAGAAATTGAAACCCATCCGGAGCATGGATTAAAAGTTACGGCTGCCGCCGAAGGAGCGGGTGGGTACGATTTAACGGGTATGTTGGCGGCCGTTACCTCCGGGCAAAATTATGGCAATCCTTCGTATTTGGCATTTGTCCTGCAGTCGTATAATACTACTTATAATTGGAACCGGCCTTTAACTGATTTTTTTCAGGAACCGTATGCCACCCGTATACCGGAGTTATTTAATGGTGCTTCCGGAGCTAGTAAAATTAATAATAGCCTGTCTAAAAATCCGGCAGAGTTATTTAATCCAACTTTTTACGCGGAGTTACAAAAGCCTGATGGAGAAAAAGCATTAAAGCAGGCCTTAGTAGCTAATAGTTTTTTAAATTGGGTACCCCAAAGTCCAACGCGGTTGTACCATGGTACCGCTGATCAGTCGGTATTTTTTCAAACGTCGCAAACTGTTTACGACCGGTTTAAAGCCGCCGGTGCCCCAAGTGTTGAATTTATATCTATTCCGGGTGGTACGCACAGCAGTAGTTTAGAGCCTATGATTTTATTGGTAATTCCCTGGATTCAAAGTTTGAATGGGGGCGTAAGTCAGTAA
- a CDS encoding flavin monoamine oxidase family protein — MIDILVIGAGAAGLMAAHELSKASKKVTVLEARDRLGGRIFTQNDPEFSLPIEAGAEFIHGDLPLTQALLQQAGVPLHLLEGRNYQVLNGVLQESENFIEDFEILLDRLNQLEQDIPFADFLERYLPEDQFENLRKAVTRFAEGYDAADIRQASTFALREEWQTDAAANSYHPVGGYNQIIELLATEIKNNGGTILIASPVTEIKWQHNQVQVICTSGTTYTARKILLTVPLGVLQAEAGSDGYIAFSPELPARRAAINQLGFGAVIKIVLEFKTNFWEAADEPAIEHKMPELAFLFTDASAISAWWTQLPDKTPLLTGWIAGTEAEKRSTWSNQELLTEALQTLAYLFQTNVDFLKSQLKAGQVYNWLSDPFARGAYAYATVNGKAARQILTSPEADTLFFAGEALYEGPAMGTVEAALASGKKTAQQILNS; from the coding sequence ATGATTGATATTTTAGTAATTGGTGCGGGTGCAGCCGGTTTAATGGCCGCCCATGAATTAAGCAAAGCAAGTAAAAAAGTAACTGTGCTGGAAGCGCGCGACCGGCTGGGCGGCCGGATTTTCACGCAAAACGATCCGGAATTTTCATTACCCATAGAGGCGGGCGCAGAGTTTATTCACGGCGATTTACCGCTTACGCAAGCCTTGTTGCAGCAAGCCGGTGTGCCCTTACACTTACTAGAAGGTAGAAATTACCAGGTATTAAACGGGGTTTTACAAGAATCAGAAAATTTTATCGAAGATTTTGAAATACTTCTCGACCGCTTAAACCAACTAGAACAAGATATACCTTTTGCCGATTTTTTGGAACGCTACTTACCGGAAGACCAATTTGAAAACTTACGGAAAGCAGTAACTCGTTTTGCCGAAGGCTACGATGCCGCTGATATTCGCCAGGCCAGTACGTTTGCTTTGCGCGAAGAATGGCAAACCGATGCTGCGGCTAATTCTTACCACCCCGTAGGCGGTTACAACCAAATCATAGAATTGTTGGCAACTGAAATAAAAAATAATGGGGGCACCATCTTAATTGCTTCGCCGGTAACAGAAATCAAATGGCAACATAATCAAGTTCAGGTAATTTGCACTTCTGGCACTACCTACACCGCCCGTAAAATTTTGCTTACTGTACCTTTGGGCGTACTGCAAGCCGAAGCAGGTTCTGATGGGTATATTGCTTTTTCGCCGGAGTTACCTGCCCGAAGAGCCGCCATAAACCAACTAGGATTTGGTGCCGTAATTAAAATAGTATTAGAGTTTAAAACAAATTTCTGGGAAGCAGCCGATGAACCAGCTATAGAACATAAAATGCCGGAATTAGCCTTTCTGTTTACCGATGCTTCGGCTATTTCGGCCTGGTGGACCCAATTACCGGATAAAACACCATTGCTCACCGGTTGGATAGCAGGTACGGAAGCTGAAAAACGTAGCACTTGGAGCAACCAGGAATTACTCACCGAAGCTTTACAAACGCTGGCTTATTTATTTCAAACGAACGTTGATTTTCTAAAAAGCCAGTTAAAAGCCGGACAGGTTTACAATTGGCTCTCCGACCCTTTTGCCCGGGGCGCTTACGCGTATGCCACTGTAAATGGTAAAGCTGCCCGACAAATACTCACCTCCCCCGAAGCAGACACCTTATTTTTTGCCGGCGAAGCCTTATACGAAGGCCCCGCTATGGGAACCGTTGAAGCCGCTTTAGCAAGCGGAAAGAAAACTGCGCAGCAAATTTTAAATTCCTAA
- a CDS encoding HNH endonuclease: MATPKENLICELCNREVDAVTRHHLLPKQEGGRYSDTVDLCQPCHSTIHRTFSNRELARGFTSVQALQQAEPLQKYLDWIKNKNNITRISNRRGKRR; this comes from the coding sequence ATGGCTACCCCAAAAGAAAACTTAATTTGTGAGCTTTGTAACCGGGAAGTAGATGCGGTAACCCGTCATCATTTATTACCTAAGCAGGAGGGAGGCCGCTATTCTGACACCGTAGACTTATGCCAGCCCTGCCATAGCACCATTCACCGGACTTTTTCAAATCGGGAGTTAGCGCGTGGATTTACAAGCGTACAAGCCTTACAGCAAGCCGAACCTTTACAAAAATACCTGGACTGGATTAAAAATAAGAATAACATTACCCGTATCTCTAATCGGCGTGGCAAGCGCCGGTAA
- a CDS encoding DUF6687 family protein: MAKQFIPFTEAKHRSAVIVDSLHPNGLVLAHWRGAENPHNTADDTSAGIVLNALRQNIKGLDVPYVTANHFDVDGFVGVWSILNPAKALQNEAVLRQMALIGDFRELDLTNAAADQALKLVCWLNKVEKEKFYPPFGADEWEENEVEASVPKFTYFLEVFGEVLVHPEDFEPDWKTEYEQVLVDYQIINTPVTQVTTFPEIGLVQIQTPQPVHYYALFSRTIGYDMVLAKYSENRYELEYKYTTWVDISSRPTLPRVPLKPLAQILQNLEASGHQWTAESVTDTGPILRLNGKQLVKKERYANPTERPIYSSSIAPEIIIKQVVPYFQERFKGISPKQRWTWPEIKEFSK; the protein is encoded by the coding sequence ATGGCAAAGCAATTTATTCCTTTTACCGAAGCCAAACACCGCTCCGCCGTTATTGTGGATAGTTTACACCCCAACGGCTTGGTGCTCGCGCATTGGCGAGGTGCCGAAAACCCCCATAACACCGCCGACGATACCAGTGCTGGTATTGTTTTAAATGCGCTGCGGCAAAATATAAAAGGTTTAGACGTTCCGTACGTAACTGCCAATCATTTTGATGTAGATGGTTTTGTGGGAGTCTGGAGTATTCTGAACCCCGCAAAGGCTCTGCAAAACGAAGCCGTACTTCGGCAGATGGCTCTTATTGGTGATTTCCGGGAATTAGATTTAACCAACGCAGCGGCTGATCAGGCGCTAAAATTAGTTTGCTGGCTTAATAAAGTAGAAAAGGAAAAGTTTTACCCGCCATTTGGGGCCGACGAATGGGAAGAAAACGAAGTAGAAGCTTCGGTACCCAAATTTACATACTTTTTAGAGGTTTTTGGAGAAGTATTGGTGCACCCGGAAGATTTTGAACCAGATTGGAAAACGGAATACGAACAAGTATTAGTTGATTACCAAATAATAAACACTCCGGTTACCCAGGTTACTACTTTCCCGGAAATTGGGTTGGTACAAATTCAAACGCCGCAGCCCGTGCATTATTACGCCTTGTTTAGCCGAACCATTGGCTACGATATGGTATTAGCCAAGTATTCCGAAAACCGCTATGAACTGGAGTATAAGTATACAACGTGGGTAGATATTAGTTCCCGGCCAACTTTGCCCCGCGTTCCTCTAAAACCATTAGCCCAAATACTGCAAAACCTGGAAGCTTCTGGTCACCAATGGACAGCCGAAAGCGTTACGGATACCGGACCAATTTTACGTTTAAATGGAAAGCAATTAGTTAAAAAAGAACGTTACGCCAACCCAACCGAACGCCCTATTTATTCTTCCAGCATTGCGCCGGAAATAATTATAAAGCAAGTAGTACCGTATTTTCAGGAACGATTTAAGGGCATTTCACCAAAACAGCGCTGGACCTGGCCGGAAATAAAAGAATTTAGTAAATAA
- a CDS encoding response regulator transcription factor: MIKIIITDDHKIVRDGIKSLLQKDSDFEVVAEAANGQDLVDLLETQPADVVVIDMNMPVMDGLKATAYVREKYPQTRVLALSMLDQESYVRQILTAGALGCVVKNCSREELIFAIKSVAAGNKFICSELAYKFLETEQTTAANEQAATEKEALSKCELNVLRLIAEGYTNAEIADKLFNSKRTIESHRQNLLLKTQCKNTAALIKYALVHHLID, encoded by the coding sequence ATGATAAAAATTATAATAACAGACGATCACAAGATAGTGCGGGATGGCATTAAATCGTTATTACAAAAAGACAGTGATTTTGAAGTAGTAGCGGAAGCAGCTAATGGTCAGGATTTGGTAGATTTATTAGAAACTCAACCAGCTGATGTAGTGGTAATTGATATGAATATGCCCGTAATGGATGGGTTAAAAGCTACTGCCTACGTGAGAGAAAAGTATCCGCAAACCAGAGTATTGGCCTTGTCAATGTTGGATCAGGAAAGCTACGTACGGCAAATATTAACGGCCGGAGCCTTGGGGTGTGTGGTAAAAAATTGCAGCCGCGAAGAATTAATTTTTGCCATTAAAAGTGTAGCCGCAGGTAACAAATTTATTTGTTCGGAATTAGCCTACAAATTTTTGGAAACCGAGCAAACAACGGCCGCAAACGAACAAGCCGCTACCGAAAAAGAAGCTTTAAGTAAATGCGAGTTAAATGTTTTACGCCTGATTGCCGAAGGTTATACCAATGCGGAAATTGCCGATAAATTGTTTAACAGCAAACGTACCATTGAATCGCACCGGCAAAATTTACTATTAAAAACGCAATGTAAAAACACCGCCGCTCTAATAAAATACGCTTTGGTGCATCATTTAATAGATTAA
- a CDS encoding universal stress protein, which translates to MKKILCPTDFSKTATNAVEVAAMVAHYLQASLTLLHVIHLPLIDTTEMALEANEVLENQKQHSLEKLTNMCQHLTQKHGQGFCEYDLIVKEALLADAVKNLCRTETFEMVVVGTTGGGNSLEEILIGSNTQAVIEGVKCPVLAVPAKTPVQPFRHLVFASNYQPEDAEAIQRLLKLAAIFNAEVNMVHVSQKEGTDSQSNANKYRENLQAQLPGIPLQFQEIIHPDEVEGLKGFLTTTQADLLVVLKKHKGFLSNLFSQSLSEQMTYQTKLPLLVYHA; encoded by the coding sequence ATGAAGAAAATTCTTTGCCCCACAGATTTTTCTAAAACTGCCACCAATGCCGTGGAAGTAGCCGCTATGGTAGCCCATTATCTGCAAGCATCTTTAACGCTGCTGCACGTTATTCATTTGCCTCTGATTGATACTACTGAAATGGCCCTGGAAGCAAATGAGGTTTTAGAAAACCAAAAGCAACACTCCCTCGAAAAGTTAACCAATATGTGCCAGCACCTCACTCAAAAGCATGGTCAGGGATTTTGCGAATACGATCTTATTGTGAAAGAAGCTTTACTGGCTGATGCCGTTAAAAATTTGTGCCGCACCGAAACTTTTGAAATGGTGGTAGTGGGTACAACGGGTGGGGGCAATTCTTTAGAAGAAATTTTAATTGGCAGTAATACGCAGGCTGTAATAGAAGGAGTAAAATGTCCGGTGCTGGCAGTACCGGCCAAAACACCGGTGCAGCCCTTTCGCCACCTGGTTTTTGCCTCCAACTACCAACCCGAAGACGCAGAAGCCATTCAGCGATTGTTAAAATTAGCGGCAATTTTTAACGCGGAGGTAAATATGGTGCATGTTAGTCAAAAAGAAGGCACCGACAGTCAGTCGAATGCGAATAAGTACCGGGAAAACCTGCAAGCGCAATTACCCGGCATTCCTCTCCAGTTTCAGGAAATTATTCACCCCGACGAAGTAGAAGGCTTAAAAGGATTTTTAACCACTACGCAGGCCGATTTATTAGTGGTTCTTAAAAAGCATAAAGGCTTTTTGAGTAATTTGTTCAGCCAAAGTTTATCGGAACAAATGACTTACCAAACCAAACTTCCTTTACTGGTTTACCACGCATGA
- a CDS encoding MFS transporter: protein MSDTNTSEAYTLTPDTPDSLVPKTIIREGWLLFILAAIQFTHIIDFVIMMPLGPQLMRVFSISPKQFGLLVSAYTFAAAISGFISTFFIDKFDRKNALLTLYIGFIIGTFCCAIAPNYQILMMARVLAGAFGGVIGALVFSIIGDVVPEHRRGSATGKVMAAFSAASIIGIPIGLYLASLSSWHAPFYALAGLSVLVLFFALKFLPTMRGHLTNAVQRNPVKLVLDILTNSNLMWALFLMIMLTIAGFTVVPFISPYMVGNVGFEETELAFIYLCGGLASVITSQLAGKLADKFGKQRVFIYTAIFSIIPIILVTNMPRVPHYLALIITTSFFIGFGARFVPAVSLLTSSVEKRLRGSFMSFQSSVQQLASGLSAFISGLIIQKTAAGEILNFNIVGIIACVATIICMFIITRLKVVS, encoded by the coding sequence ATGTCCGACACTAATACTTCCGAAGCTTATACTTTAACTCCCGATACCCCGGACAGCCTGGTTCCTAAAACAATTATCCGGGAAGGTTGGCTATTGTTTATTTTGGCGGCCATTCAGTTTACCCATATTATTGATTTTGTAATTATGATGCCGTTGGGGCCGCAACTCATGCGGGTATTTTCTATCAGTCCGAAGCAATTTGGTTTACTGGTTTCGGCTTATACATTTGCCGCCGCTATTTCCGGTTTTATCAGTACGTTTTTCATTGATAAGTTTGACCGTAAAAACGCTCTATTAACCTTATATATAGGCTTCATAATCGGAACCTTTTGCTGCGCCATTGCTCCTAATTATCAAATTTTGATGATGGCCCGGGTATTAGCGGGGGCTTTTGGCGGAGTAATTGGTGCGCTGGTTTTCTCTATTATCGGCGACGTGGTACCGGAGCATCGCCGGGGAAGTGCCACGGGTAAAGTAATGGCCGCTTTTTCAGCAGCTTCTATTATTGGCATTCCGATAGGTCTTTATCTGGCTAGCCTGAGTAGTTGGCACGCTCCTTTTTACGCGTTGGCTGGTTTAAGTGTGCTGGTGCTATTTTTCGCTTTAAAATTTTTACCAACTATGCGCGGCCATTTAACCAATGCCGTTCAAAGAAATCCGGTGAAATTAGTGCTGGACATTCTTACCAACTCCAATTTGATGTGGGCTTTATTTTTAATGATTATGCTTACTATTGCGGGTTTTACCGTGGTGCCTTTTATAAGTCCGTATATGGTAGGCAATGTTGGCTTTGAAGAAACAGAGCTCGCCTTTATTTACCTTTGCGGTGGCCTGGCCTCCGTTATAACCTCGCAGCTAGCTGGTAAACTAGCAGATAAATTCGGGAAACAACGCGTCTTTATTTACACGGCTATTTTCTCGATTATTCCCATTATTCTGGTTACGAATATGCCCCGGGTACCGCATTATCTGGCTTTAATTATTACTACCTCTTTTTTTATTGGATTTGGTGCCCGGTTTGTACCCGCCGTTTCTTTGTTAACTTCCAGCGTAGAAAAAAGATTACGCGGCAGTTTCATGAGTTTTCAATCGTCGGTGCAGCAATTAGCCTCCGGATTATCGGCGTTTATCTCCGGCCTGATTATTCAAAAAACAGCAGCTGGTGAAATCTTAAACTTTAATATTGTAGGGATTATTGCCTGCGTAGCCACCATAATCTGCATGTTTATTATTACCCGCTTAAAAGTGGTGAGTTGA
- a CDS encoding acyl-CoA thioesterase, with amino-acid sequence MEDKHPQNKFSHLIKVRQEDIDVMGHVNNVVYLRWVQEVATAHWEYAAPENIKSLYLWVVLRHEIDYHRPAFLNDDIQGLTWVGTHQGAKFERFVSLYRAGSDQLLASAKTTWCLLDAVTMRPKRIEQDVLSIL; translated from the coding sequence ATGGAAGACAAGCACCCACAAAATAAGTTTAGCCATTTAATAAAAGTACGTCAAGAAGATATTGATGTAATGGGGCACGTAAACAATGTGGTTTACCTGCGTTGGGTACAGGAAGTTGCCACTGCTCATTGGGAATACGCTGCTCCCGAAAATATAAAATCGCTTTACCTGTGGGTAGTGCTCCGCCACGAAATAGATTATCATCGTCCGGCCTTTTTAAACGACGACATTCAAGGCCTTACCTGGGTAGGAACGCACCAGGGAGCTAAATTCGAACGTTTCGTTAGTTTGTACCGGGCCGGCTCCGATCAACTGCTTGCCTCCGCTAAAACTACCTGGTGTTTGCTGGATGCCGTTACTATGCGCCCCAAACGCATTGAGCAGGACGTATTATCCATTTTATAG
- a CDS encoding glycoside hydrolase family 43 protein has protein sequence MLKNLLKWYSRPIVFAAFVFFTNCQNKKTEDQNQDSSNTAATEEQAPKTNRTYLNKPLISEIYTADPSAHVFNNRIYIYPSHDIESNIAQNDNGDHFAMRDYHILSMDSIGGKVTNHGVALDMKDVPWAGRQLWAPDAAFANGKYYLYFPAKDKSDVFRIGVATSTSPTGPFKAEPKPIEGSFSIDPAVFKDDNGNYYMYFGGIWGGQLQRWQNGKYDPNGSKTDLGKENESALTAKVVRLSKDMLHFAEPVKDVVILDKEGKPLLTKDHDRRFFEAAWMHKYNGKYYFSYSTGDTHYIAYATGDNPYGPFTYQGVILNPVLGWTNHQSIVEVNKKWYLFYHDTELSNGQTHLRNVKVTELKHNPDGTIETITAYKE, from the coding sequence ATGCTTAAAAATTTACTAAAATGGTACTCGCGGCCAATTGTGTTCGCTGCCTTTGTTTTTTTTACAAATTGCCAAAACAAAAAGACCGAAGATCAAAATCAAGATTCTAGCAATACGGCCGCAACCGAAGAACAGGCACCGAAAACAAATCGTACTTATTTAAACAAACCCCTGATTTCCGAGATTTATACCGCCGACCCCTCGGCCCACGTATTTAATAACCGGATTTACATTTATCCATCACACGATATTGAGTCGAATATTGCCCAAAACGATAACGGTGATCATTTTGCCATGCGCGATTATCATATTTTATCCATGGATAGCATTGGCGGCAAAGTTACCAATCATGGCGTAGCTTTAGATATGAAAGATGTTCCGTGGGCGGGACGGCAGCTTTGGGCACCCGATGCGGCTTTTGCCAACGGAAAATATTATTTATACTTTCCGGCTAAAGATAAAAGCGATGTATTCCGGATTGGGGTAGCTACCTCTACTTCGCCTACTGGTCCGTTTAAAGCCGAACCAAAACCCATTGAAGGCAGCTTTAGCATTGACCCGGCCGTTTTTAAAGATGATAACGGCAATTATTATATGTATTTTGGCGGAATCTGGGGTGGTCAGTTACAACGGTGGCAAAACGGCAAATACGATCCGAACGGCTCTAAAACCGATTTAGGAAAAGAAAATGAGTCTGCTCTTACCGCTAAAGTAGTACGCTTAAGTAAAGATATGCTGCATTTTGCGGAACCGGTTAAAGATGTGGTTATTTTGGATAAAGAAGGCAAGCCCTTGTTAACCAAAGACCACGATCGTCGCTTTTTTGAAGCGGCCTGGATGCATAAATACAACGGCAAGTATTATTTTTCTTACTCCACCGGCGACACGCATTATATTGCCTACGCCACCGGCGACAATCCTTACGGACCGTTTACTTACCAGGGCGTGATTTTAAATCCGGTACTCGGCTGGACGAACCATCAATCTATTGTGGAGGTAAACAAAAAATGGTATTTATTTTACCACGATACTGAGTTATCCAACGGCCAAACGCACCTACGGAATGTTAAAGTTACCGAACTTAAACATAACCCAGATGGCACCATCGAGACCATTACGGCCTATAAAGAATAA